In Pseudobacter ginsenosidimutans, the following are encoded in one genomic region:
- a CDS encoding RNA polymerase sigma factor, giving the protein MVTVNPYEEKELLNRIAGGDEQAFEIILKQYYPKLRPFIYKYTSSSGDMEEVLQNCFLRVWINRDKLPSIIHFSAWIYKVASREYLLYLRQKMKEKQQISLELAESLADKVVGNPEEMVQFRQVKAALREAVELLPEQRKKIFKMSRDEGMKIAEIAAALSVSTSTVKNALTTALKQIREYLLARGYHIPLILLSIMLA; this is encoded by the coding sequence TTGGTTACCGTTAACCCATATGAAGAAAAGGAACTGCTGAACCGTATTGCCGGTGGGGATGAGCAGGCATTCGAAATAATACTAAAGCAGTATTACCCCAAACTGCGCCCCTTCATTTATAAATATACTTCTTCATCCGGCGATATGGAAGAAGTGCTGCAGAACTGTTTTCTGCGCGTTTGGATCAACAGGGATAAATTACCATCCATAATTCATTTCAGTGCCTGGATCTATAAGGTTGCTTCCAGGGAGTATTTACTTTACCTGCGACAAAAGATGAAAGAAAAGCAGCAGATTTCATTGGAGCTGGCGGAAAGCCTGGCCGATAAAGTTGTGGGCAATCCTGAGGAGATGGTGCAGTTCCGGCAAGTGAAAGCCGCTCTCAGGGAAGCTGTAGAACTGTTGCCCGAACAAAGGAAGAAGATTTTCAAAATGAGCCGTGATGAAGGGATGAAGATCGCCGAGATCGCAGCTGCTCTTTCCGTTTCCACCAGCACAGTGAAAAACGCGCTCACTACAGCCTTGAAGCAGATCAGGGAATACCTACTTGCCAGAGGCTATCATATTCCCCTTATTCTTCTGAGCATTATGCTCGCCTGA
- the pyk gene encoding pyruvate kinase produces MARDIKKYLHQDMNKAAGKEHSTHRTKIVATVGPACDTYEKLLELVKAGVNIFRLNFSHGDHADKAKIIGFIREINKKEPYNIAILGDLQGPKLRVGEIENGALPIAPGDILTFQSKQKVVGTKDSIYVSYPNLHEDVEVGNKILIDDGKLEVQVVEITAGGDVKVKVTYGGTLLPKKGVNLPDTKISLPSMTEKDIADLEFIMEHELDWVALSFVRKAEDIVDLKKRLAVKKSKSKVIAKIEMPSALVDLRNIIIESDGVMVARGDLGVELPVEKVPMAQRDIIRKCIHRAKPVIVATQMMESMIDRVKPNRSEITDVANAVLEGADAVMLSGETATGKHPPLVVETMRRIILEVERTEYRYNREEDLKPQPHSPSFLSDAICYNACKLAHDTQADGLIGMTQSGYTAFMLSSYRPKSLIYIFTKERSLVNQLSLSWGVRAFFYDEEESLDDIIFDQIKILKERGFAKAGDVVVNTGSVPVDQHLPTNVIKITKID; encoded by the coding sequence ATGGCCAGAGACATAAAAAAATACCTGCACCAGGATATGAACAAAGCTGCAGGTAAGGAACATAGCACACACCGTACAAAGATTGTGGCCACTGTTGGTCCCGCCTGTGATACCTATGAGAAGCTTTTGGAACTGGTAAAAGCAGGTGTGAACATCTTCCGTCTGAACTTTTCTCATGGAGACCATGCTGATAAAGCAAAGATCATCGGCTTTATCCGCGAGATCAATAAAAAGGAACCTTACAATATCGCCATCCTGGGTGATCTCCAGGGCCCCAAGCTCCGCGTAGGTGAGATCGAGAATGGCGCGCTCCCCATCGCCCCCGGCGATATCCTCACTTTCCAGTCGAAGCAAAAAGTAGTTGGAACGAAAGACTCCATCTATGTTTCCTACCCCAACCTTCACGAAGATGTGGAAGTAGGCAACAAGATCCTTATCGATGACGGTAAACTGGAAGTACAGGTGGTTGAGATCACGGCCGGCGGCGACGTGAAAGTAAAAGTGACCTACGGCGGAACTCTCCTTCCCAAAAAAGGAGTGAACCTCCCGGACACGAAGATCTCACTGCCATCCATGACCGAAAAGGACATTGCAGATCTGGAATTCATCATGGAGCATGAACTTGACTGGGTAGCACTTTCCTTTGTTCGCAAAGCGGAAGACATTGTAGACCTGAAGAAAAGACTGGCCGTAAAGAAATCAAAATCGAAAGTGATCGCCAAGATCGAAATGCCTTCGGCCCTGGTGGATCTTCGTAATATCATCATCGAATCTGATGGCGTGATGGTGGCCCGCGGCGACCTTGGCGTTGAACTGCCGGTAGAGAAAGTGCCAATGGCCCAGCGCGATATCATCCGCAAATGTATCCACCGCGCCAAGCCCGTGATTGTTGCCACACAGATGATGGAAAGTATGATCGATCGCGTGAAACCCAACCGCAGCGAGATCACAGACGTGGCCAATGCCGTACTCGAAGGCGCTGACGCAGTTATGCTCAGCGGAGAAACGGCTACCGGTAAACACCCCCCGCTGGTGGTGGAAACCATGCGCCGCATCATCCTCGAAGTGGAAAGAACAGAATACCGCTATAACCGCGAAGAAGACCTGAAGCCGCAACCGCATTCACCCAGCTTCCTCAGCGACGCCATCTGTTACAATGCCTGTAAACTGGCGCACGATACACAGGCTGATGGCCTGATCGGTATGACGCAGAGCGGCTACACCGCTTTCATGCTGAGCAGTTATCGTCCAAAATCATTGATTTACATCTTCACCAAAGAACGTTCTCTGGTGAACCAGCTCAGCCTTAGCTGGGGCGTGCGCGCCTTCTTCTACGATGAGGAAGAAAGCCTGGATGATATCATCTTCGACCAGATCAAGATCCTCAAAGAACGTGGCTTTGCCAAAGCGGGAGACGTAGTGGTGAACACAGGCTCAGTACCTGTTGATCAGCATTTGCCCACAAACGTGATCAAGATCACAAAGATCGATTAA
- a CDS encoding FecR family protein, whose amino-acid sequence MKRFLQQELDEAGLKELKAMTDPAKEEAMLEQMASMMEMEPGDTGNDEEMARVLKNVLNADRDVTIPVVRRIGWKRRLAWVAAASLVLFASAYWWLSDEKQMPPRELSDSRSGIQPGRDGAILTLADGSQVILDTVRNGTVTTQGGARAMIENGILKYDGSGNELVYNTITTPKGRQYQVVLPDATIVWLNAGSSLRFPAAFTGADRSVQLTGEAFFEVAKNEQKPFRVSIPGRMEIEVLGTTFNVQAYTNEESIDATLISGAVSVKVTKQSLVLKPGQQAQNRQDKTVTGSLRLVQQVDTQKVLAWRTGKFNFENTRLVEVMRQLERWYDIEVVYENGTPDITLMGKLSRDIPLKELLPGLEELGVHARLEGRKLIIMASTNH is encoded by the coding sequence TTGAAAAGATTCCTGCAACAAGAGCTGGATGAAGCCGGCTTGAAGGAATTGAAAGCAATGACCGATCCTGCGAAGGAAGAAGCGATGCTTGAACAGATGGCCTCAATGATGGAAATGGAGCCAGGTGATACCGGAAATGATGAAGAGATGGCCAGGGTACTGAAAAATGTGTTGAATGCTGACCGTGACGTTACAATTCCGGTGGTACGCAGGATTGGCTGGAAGCGCCGACTCGCCTGGGTAGCAGCTGCATCACTGGTGTTGTTTGCCAGTGCATATTGGTGGTTATCCGATGAAAAACAGATGCCTCCCCGGGAGCTTTCCGATTCACGTTCCGGCATTCAGCCGGGGCGCGATGGAGCTATCCTCACCCTGGCAGACGGTTCTCAGGTAATCCTCGATACGGTACGAAATGGTACTGTTACAACGCAGGGAGGCGCCAGGGCCATGATAGAAAACGGCATATTGAAATATGATGGTTCAGGGAATGAGCTTGTTTACAATACAATTACTACACCGAAAGGAAGACAATACCAGGTTGTATTACCGGATGCCACTATTGTGTGGCTGAATGCGGGTAGCTCCCTGCGGTTCCCTGCTGCATTCACCGGAGCAGATCGGTCAGTACAGTTGACTGGCGAAGCATTTTTTGAAGTTGCAAAGAACGAACAGAAGCCATTCAGGGTATCCATCCCCGGTAGAATGGAGATTGAAGTGTTGGGTACAACTTTCAATGTGCAGGCATACACTAATGAAGAAAGCATCGATGCCACCCTGATAAGTGGAGCAGTAAGTGTGAAAGTCACCAAACAAAGTCTTGTGTTGAAGCCAGGACAGCAGGCGCAGAACCGACAGGATAAAACCGTTACTGGTTCGCTCCGGCTGGTTCAACAGGTGGATACTCAAAAAGTACTGGCATGGAGAACGGGGAAATTCAATTTTGAAAATACCCGGCTCGTAGAGGTGATGCGTCAACTGGAACGCTGGTATGATATTGAAGTTGTTTACGAAAATGGAACACCTGATATAACACTCATGGGTAAACTTTCCAGGGATATTCCGCTGAAAGAATTATTGCCGGGACTAGAAGAATTAGGCGTACATGCCCGGCTTGAAGGAAGAAAGCTGATCATAATGGCTTCCACTAACCATTAA
- a CDS encoding copper homeostasis protein CutC translates to MAILEICAYNIQSAFIAEKAGAARVELCASAPEGGVTPSRGTLRLTREKLSIDLYPIIRPRGGDFLYDEDELAIMRQDILFCRSIGCEGISTGVQLANGNIDTERMKRIIEWAYPMLVTCHRVFDSTPDAFRSLEELIGCGCERILTSGHAPSAPEGTALLAKLVEQAAGRIIIMPGAGVRAGNIKALQDGTKATEFHTSAKKLATSGVSYHNPAIRDTGDVFVADEEEIKRIIMELEK, encoded by the coding sequence ATGGCAATACTTGAAATATGTGCTTATAATATCCAGTCTGCCTTCATAGCGGAGAAAGCAGGGGCCGCACGTGTAGAGCTTTGCGCCAGCGCGCCTGAAGGTGGTGTTACGCCTTCACGGGGAACCCTGAGACTGACGAGGGAAAAATTATCCATCGATTTATATCCGATCATCCGTCCGCGCGGCGGTGATTTTTTGTATGATGAAGATGAGCTGGCCATTATGAGGCAGGATATTCTCTTCTGCCGTTCCATCGGTTGTGAAGGGATATCTACCGGTGTGCAGCTGGCAAACGGAAACATCGATACAGAAAGGATGAAGCGTATCATCGAATGGGCTTATCCGATGCTTGTGACCTGCCATCGTGTGTTCGACAGTACGCCGGATGCCTTCCGCTCCCTGGAAGAGCTGATCGGTTGCGGCTGCGAGCGTATCCTTACCAGTGGGCATGCGCCTTCTGCGCCGGAGGGTACAGCTTTACTGGCAAAGCTGGTGGAGCAGGCTGCAGGGCGGATCATCATCATGCCCGGGGCAGGTGTGCGTGCAGGTAATATCAAAGCCCTGCAGGATGGAACGAAGGCGACTGAGTTCCATACATCGGCAAAGAAGCTGGCTACTTCTGGTGTGTCATATCACAACCCTGCCATCAGGGATACAGGAGATGTGTTTGTGGCGGATGAAGAGGAGATAAAGAGAATAATAATGGAATTGGAAAAATAA
- a CDS encoding SusC/RagA family TonB-linked outer membrane protein — MRLTTLFLILGFLQIQASGIAQKVSIEGKDLSLKQVFNAIESQTGYVVLYNKELVLNAKKVSLSVKDVSVSAVLELVLKGQEIKFVIRGMTVFLSSKPDPGKRVPELDFTGLLNAPPVRILVIDTAGNPLAGASVTIKKSGKSGITDATGTIRLNVVAGDLLLVSFVGYEDTHFSISQSAIDQDGQDPSHALKVVLKPSVSRLEEVEVTVNTGFQKLPKDRATGSFVLINNETLNRSVGSNILDRLDGVTSGLNFNKNVVGSSGTGGLSIRGRSTIFANAVPLIILDNFPYEGDIANINPNDILSVTVLKDAAAASIWGVKAGNGVIVITTKKGQASQMPRISVNANLTVSEKPGLFYGPQLTSSQWIDHEIFLYHKGRYSQQIANGYSALSPVLDILEDRKYNRISAGDSALAIDALRQYDVRNDLKKYVYRRALNQQYAVNVSGGGTNNRYYASVGYDKNMGNRKSLSYDRLTLNANNTYLFLNNKVEWNTGIIFSNSKSYDHNNVYVNPNSPYIRLADEQGNALPVADNLRRSFTDTAGAGLLLDWRFFPLNELTPTQETILTDYRVNTSISAQLWKPLKVSAYFLHQKGISNYTKNNSIESYYTRNMINQYSIIDYVAHTIQRPIPIGAIIDKSISTKTMTTGRLQMDFHQMLNNIHELNFLAGMEIRESKADEETKKLYGYDPEITGASNGTMDFSKIYKYSYGTGQGRIQEGTNTSWMLDRNRSYYTNFSYSLLSKYILSGSARWDESNLFGVKANQKGVPLWSAGLLWNIHQELFYKFDLIPMLKARITYGYNGNVDKSVTALLTAQAITGAFNTFNQPYMNISNPPNPSLRWEKVGVTNLGIDFGFKNQVVTGSIEYYLKNSTDLIANNVVAPQLGFDKLKTNSANLRTQGVDLVLNVQMMKRVVNWDTKLLLSFSKDKVTSYKIKQGNNYDIITGNYLNPLEGYSFYGMFSFPYAGLNSSGDPVGYLDGKETTDYIGIWRSSNTANIVYNGTMMPVYYGSLLNSFRYRNFSLSFNITYKLGHYFRRRSFSSSSLNSSYRQADYDLRWQKPGDELWTNVPAYVYPDVSGREVLYTNSTALAERADHIRLQDIRFSYAMDRKQVSGFPFARIDVFAYASNLGLLWRKNKHGLDPEGSLNYVTPISISLGIKADL; from the coding sequence ATGAGACTGACCACTTTATTTTTGATCCTGGGCTTCCTGCAGATTCAGGCTTCCGGTATCGCTCAAAAAGTTTCCATCGAGGGAAAAGACCTCAGCCTGAAACAGGTTTTCAATGCAATCGAATCACAGACAGGATATGTAGTTCTTTACAATAAGGAGCTGGTGTTGAATGCGAAAAAAGTATCACTGTCGGTGAAGGATGTTTCCGTATCTGCCGTTCTCGAACTTGTACTGAAAGGCCAGGAAATAAAATTTGTGATCAGAGGTATGACTGTTTTCCTTTCTTCAAAACCAGATCCCGGAAAAAGGGTACCTGAATTGGATTTCACCGGACTGTTGAATGCGCCGCCAGTCCGGATCCTGGTAATAGATACTGCCGGGAATCCATTGGCGGGCGCTTCGGTAACGATCAAAAAAAGCGGGAAGTCCGGGATAACGGATGCCACTGGTACCATCCGGTTGAATGTTGTTGCCGGTGATCTGTTGCTGGTTTCGTTTGTAGGATATGAAGACACACATTTTTCCATCAGTCAGTCTGCCATCGATCAGGATGGGCAGGACCCGTCACACGCGCTGAAGGTCGTTTTGAAACCTTCTGTTTCCAGGCTGGAAGAAGTGGAAGTGACTGTGAACACCGGTTTCCAGAAATTGCCGAAAGACCGGGCTACAGGCTCTTTTGTATTGATCAATAATGAAACCCTGAACAGGAGTGTGGGATCAAATATACTCGACCGGCTGGATGGTGTAACCAGTGGACTTAACTTCAACAAGAATGTAGTTGGCAGTTCTGGCACGGGTGGACTCAGTATCAGGGGAAGAAGCACCATTTTCGCCAATGCTGTTCCGCTTATCATCCTCGATAATTTTCCCTATGAAGGAGATATCGCAAACATCAATCCCAATGATATCCTTTCGGTTACCGTACTGAAAGATGCGGCTGCAGCATCCATTTGGGGAGTGAAAGCGGGTAATGGCGTTATCGTAATCACCACTAAAAAAGGACAGGCGTCACAAATGCCAAGAATAAGTGTGAACGCCAATCTTACCGTATCCGAAAAACCCGGTCTGTTTTACGGGCCCCAATTGACTTCAAGTCAATGGATCGATCATGAGATATTCCTTTACCACAAAGGCCGTTACTCGCAGCAAATTGCCAATGGCTATAGCGCACTCAGCCCGGTGTTGGATATTCTGGAAGACAGGAAGTATAACAGGATCTCTGCAGGTGATTCTGCATTGGCCATCGATGCGCTCAGGCAATATGACGTAAGGAATGATCTCAAAAAGTATGTTTATCGTCGTGCATTGAATCAGCAATATGCCGTGAATGTGAGCGGAGGAGGAACGAATAACCGTTATTATGCTTCTGTAGGATATGATAAGAATATGGGAAACAGGAAATCGCTCAGCTATGACCGGCTGACCCTGAACGCAAACAATACATATCTCTTCCTGAATAACAAAGTGGAATGGAATACCGGAATTATTTTCTCCAACAGCAAAAGTTATGATCACAACAACGTGTATGTGAATCCCAATTCCCCTTATATCAGACTGGCCGACGAGCAGGGGAATGCGCTGCCGGTAGCAGATAATTTGAGGAGATCATTCACAGACACCGCCGGCGCGGGATTATTGCTCGACTGGCGTTTTTTCCCTTTGAATGAATTAACACCCACCCAGGAAACAATACTCACGGATTACCGGGTAAATACCAGCATTTCTGCTCAATTATGGAAGCCGCTAAAAGTGAGCGCTTATTTCCTTCACCAGAAAGGAATCAGCAATTACACGAAGAACAATTCAATTGAATCTTATTATACCCGTAACATGATCAACCAGTATTCGATCATCGATTATGTTGCGCATACGATCCAGCGGCCAATCCCGATAGGCGCTATCATAGATAAGAGTATCAGCACGAAGACCATGACCACTGGCCGTTTACAAATGGATTTTCACCAAATGCTCAACAACATACATGAGCTGAATTTTCTCGCCGGTATGGAGATCAGGGAGAGCAAGGCTGATGAAGAAACAAAGAAATTGTATGGATATGATCCGGAAATTACAGGCGCTTCCAACGGGACTATGGACTTTAGTAAGATCTATAAGTATTCTTATGGAACAGGACAGGGGAGAATTCAGGAAGGAACGAATACATCCTGGATGCTCGACAGGAACCGTTCTTATTATACCAATTTTTCTTACTCCCTTCTCTCGAAATATATCCTTTCCGGCAGCGCCCGCTGGGATGAATCGAATCTATTCGGAGTGAAAGCCAACCAGAAAGGCGTTCCGCTCTGGTCTGCAGGTTTATTATGGAATATCCACCAGGAATTGTTCTACAAATTTGATCTGATACCAATGTTGAAGGCCCGTATTACTTATGGTTACAATGGCAATGTAGACAAAAGTGTTACAGCTTTGCTGACTGCACAGGCCATCACAGGCGCATTCAATACTTTCAATCAGCCCTATATGAATATTTCCAATCCGCCTAACCCATCACTCCGCTGGGAAAAAGTTGGTGTGACTAACCTGGGGATCGATTTCGGTTTCAAAAATCAGGTTGTTACCGGATCCATCGAATATTATCTGAAGAATAGTACCGATCTCATTGCAAATAATGTTGTGGCGCCACAACTTGGCTTCGATAAACTAAAAACCAATTCTGCCAACCTGCGTACGCAGGGGGTGGATCTGGTTTTGAATGTTCAAATGATGAAAAGAGTGGTGAACTGGGATACCAAATTGCTTCTTAGTTTTTCGAAAGACAAAGTGACTTCCTACAAGATCAAGCAGGGTAATAATTACGACATCATCACAGGCAACTACCTGAACCCGCTGGAAGGTTATTCATTTTATGGGATGTTCAGTTTTCCCTACGCAGGCCTTAATAGCAGCGGTGATCCTGTGGGATACCTGGATGGAAAGGAAACCACGGACTATATCGGGATCTGGCGTTCTTCCAATACAGCCAATATCGTGTATAACGGAACGATGATGCCAGTATATTATGGCAGTTTGCTGAACAGCTTCCGATACAGGAATTTCTCCCTTTCTTTCAATATAACTTATAAGCTGGGGCATTATTTCAGAAGGAGATCATTCAGCTCTTCCTCACTCAACTCAAGCTACAGGCAAGCCGACTATGATCTGCGCTGGCAGAAGCCCGGAGATGAACTTTGGACAAATGTGCCGGCTTATGTTTATCCCGATGTTTCGGGCCGCGAAGTTTTGTACACAAATTCAACTGCACTGGCTGAGCGGGCAGACCATATACGCCTGCAGGATATTCGCTTCAGCTATGCAATGGACCGGAAACAGGTCTCGGGCTTCCCTTTTGCCAGGATCGATGTATTTGCATATGCCAGCAATCTTGGCTTATTGTGGCGGAAGAACAAGCATGGCCTGGACCCAGAAGGCTCCCTGAATTACGTGACGCCGATAAGCATCAGTTTAGGAATCAAAGCAGACCTCTAA
- a CDS encoding DUF2911 domain-containing protein, with protein MRIPILACTALLCASTSIAQLTTSPDGGNKKAMVGEQIGITDVTIHYDRPAVKGRDGQIWGGLVHKGFADLGFGTSKSAPWRAGANENTVIEFSTDVKVEGQNLPAGKYALFIAYDPNESTVIFSKNYTSWGSFFYDPKEDALRVTVKPVPSDKKVEWLQYQFTNETETGATLELSWEKLIIPIHIETDYVNLQIASFRKELRGEKSFNPGWQSFNQAANFCLMHNTNLEEALTWADHSINGAFIGEKNFRNLSTKAQLLSKLNKQDEAKAIMKDALTLGTPAEVHNYARQLLAQKKNQEAFDVFKLNYDKHPNTFTTNMGLTRGYSALGNYKKALEYANKALPQSPDNGNKINVERLIKMLNEGKDVN; from the coding sequence ATGAGAATACCAATACTTGCTTGCACAGCCTTGCTGTGTGCCTCCACTTCTATTGCCCAGCTCACAACGTCACCCGATGGCGGAAACAAAAAAGCCATGGTGGGAGAACAGATCGGAATCACTGATGTAACCATTCACTATGATCGTCCCGCAGTAAAAGGAAGAGACGGGCAGATCTGGGGTGGACTGGTGCACAAAGGTTTTGCAGATCTCGGTTTCGGCACCAGCAAATCCGCACCCTGGCGGGCAGGCGCCAATGAAAACACAGTAATAGAATTCTCTACAGATGTAAAAGTGGAAGGACAAAATCTTCCTGCCGGAAAATATGCACTTTTCATCGCCTATGATCCCAATGAAAGCACTGTTATCTTTTCAAAGAATTATACCAGCTGGGGCAGCTTCTTCTATGATCCGAAAGAAGATGCATTACGCGTAACCGTAAAACCAGTTCCTTCAGATAAAAAAGTGGAATGGCTGCAGTATCAGTTCACCAACGAAACTGAAACCGGTGCCACCCTGGAACTGAGCTGGGAAAAACTCATCATCCCTATTCATATTGAAACGGATTATGTGAACCTTCAAATAGCTTCTTTCAGAAAAGAACTGAGAGGAGAGAAAAGTTTCAATCCGGGATGGCAGAGTTTCAACCAGGCAGCTAATTTCTGTCTGATGCACAATACCAATCTGGAAGAGGCGCTTACATGGGCGGATCATTCCATCAATGGCGCATTCATTGGCGAAAAGAATTTCAGGAACCTAAGCACCAAAGCGCAGCTTCTCTCCAAACTCAACAAGCAGGATGAAGCAAAGGCCATCATGAAAGACGCGTTGACGCTGGGTACTCCCGCAGAGGTTCACAACTATGCAAGACAACTGTTAGCGCAAAAGAAAAACCAGGAAGCCTTCGACGTTTTTAAGCTCAACTATGATAAACATCCCAATACCTTTACCACTAATATGGGACTTACGAGAGGCTACTCTGCTCTCGGCAATTACAAAAAAGCCCTGGAATACGCCAACAAAGCATTACCTCAGTCGCCCGACAATGGCAATAAGATCAATGTAGAACGATTGATAAAAATGCTCAACGAAGGAAAAGACGTCAATTAA
- the pfkA gene encoding 6-phosphofructokinase produces the protein MAKKVTKIGVLTSGGDSPGMNAAIRAVVRTGLYYGLEVFGIMRGYAGIIENDIVPMHSRSVANIIQRGGTVLKTARCKEFMQPEGRKKAYDNLKALGIDGLVVIGGDGSFRGADIFSREFDIPCIGIPGTIDKDIAGTDFTIGFDTAVNTAVEAIDKIRDTADAHDRLFIIEVMGRDAGYIALHSGIATGAEHILIPERKTDIEELIVSLQEKERRKKLVNMVVVAEGEEFGGANEVAKVIKERLPQSDTRVCILGHIQRGGAPTCMDRLIASRMGYSAVECLMEGKHNVMVGIVNNKMQYTLLEKAVKSKQRIGEDWIKMVKILAS, from the coding sequence ATGGCAAAGAAGGTAACGAAAATCGGAGTTCTAACTTCCGGTGGCGATTCACCTGGGATGAATGCCGCCATCCGTGCTGTTGTGAGAACTGGTCTTTATTATGGGCTGGAAGTATTTGGTATCATGCGCGGTTATGCCGGCATCATCGAAAATGATATTGTTCCCATGCACTCCCGCAGCGTGGCCAATATCATCCAACGCGGAGGAACAGTTTTGAAAACGGCCCGCTGCAAGGAATTCATGCAGCCCGAAGGCCGCAAGAAAGCATACGACAACCTCAAGGCCCTGGGCATCGACGGTCTGGTGGTGATTGGAGGAGATGGCTCTTTCCGTGGCGCCGATATCTTCAGCCGCGAATTCGACATCCCCTGTATCGGAATTCCCGGTACGATCGATAAAGACATTGCAGGAACCGATTTCACTATCGGGTTCGACACTGCAGTGAACACAGCCGTGGAAGCGATCGATAAGATCCGCGACACTGCCGATGCACACGACCGCCTCTTCATCATTGAGGTGATGGGCCGTGACGCTGGCTATATCGCTCTTCACAGCGGCATCGCAACCGGCGCTGAACATATCCTCATCCCCGAGCGCAAAACCGATATAGAAGAACTCATCGTTTCCCTCCAGGAAAAAGAAAGACGTAAAAAACTCGTGAACATGGTGGTGGTAGCCGAAGGCGAAGAATTCGGCGGCGCCAATGAAGTAGCCAAAGTGATCAAAGAGCGCTTACCCCAGTCCGATACACGCGTTTGCATCCTTGGGCATATCCAGCGCGGCGGCGCGCCAACCTGTATGGACAGGCTTATCGCCAGCCGTATGGGATACTCCGCCGTGGAATGCCTTATGGAAGGTAAACACAACGTAATGGTAGGCATCGTCAACAATAAGATGCAGTACACCCTGCTGGAAAAAGCTGTAAAAAGCAAACAACGCATCGGTGAAGACTGGATCAAGATGGTGAAGATCCTTGCCAGCTAA